One window of the Spirochaetia bacterium 38H-sp genome contains the following:
- the rbr gene encoding rubrerythrin — protein MKSVKGTKTEKNLLAAFAGESQARNRYTYFAKQARKEGYVQIANIFEETAEQEKVHAKRFFSFLEGGEVEITAAYPAGRIGSTEENLKEAAEGENMEWSSLYPEFAKVAREEGFEGIAILFENVSVAEKQHEKRYRALLENVKNGKVFKKDKKVVWRCIHCGYIVEAEEAPANCPACAHPQAYFEVLGENW, from the coding sequence ATGAAAAGTGTAAAAGGTACAAAAACAGAGAAGAATCTTCTTGCTGCTTTTGCAGGAGAGTCCCAGGCAAGGAATAGATATACATACTTTGCAAAGCAGGCAAGAAAAGAGGGGTATGTACAGATAGCAAATATTTTTGAAGAGACTGCAGAGCAGGAGAAGGTGCATGCAAAAAGGTTTTTCTCTTTTCTGGAGGGTGGAGAGGTTGAGATTACTGCAGCTTATCCTGCTGGTAGGATTGGCTCCACTGAGGAAAATCTAAAAGAGGCTGCTGAGGGTGAGAATATGGAGTGGTCTTCTCTCTATCCCGAGTTTGCAAAGGTTGCAAGGGAAGAGGGGTTTGAAGGGATTGCCATTCTTTTTGAGAATGTGAGTGTTGCAGAAAAGCAGCATGAGAAGCGTTATAGGGCTTTGCTTGAGAATGTCAAGAATGGCAAGGTCTTTAAGAAAGATAAAAAGGTTGTATGGCGTTGTATACACTGTGGTTATATCGTAGAGGCAGAGGAGGCGCCTGCCAATTGTCCTGCTTGTGCTCATCCTCAGGCCTACTTTGAGGTGCTAGGGGAAAATTGGTAA
- a CDS encoding ferritin produces the protein MISERLLKELNVQIREELASYYLYLSMSSYFADKNLNGFAGWMYNQAQEEMAHAMKIYGFIIERGGRAIFDALDRPKSDWTDVKAVFEDTLKHEQYITGRINKLVSIAREENDYATEIFLQWFVTEQIEEEANAEDILNKISLLANSPQALYLLDKELGARGSLPLASGQGAVGSQQ, from the coding sequence ATGATTTCTGAAAGGCTTTTAAAAGAACTTAATGTGCAGATAAGAGAAGAGCTTGCTTCTTATTATCTTTATCTTTCCATGTCTTCTTATTTTGCAGATAAGAATCTCAATGGCTTTGCCGGTTGGATGTACAATCAGGCGCAGGAAGAGATGGCTCATGCCATGAAAATCTATGGTTTTATCATAGAGAGAGGCGGCAGAGCAATATTTGACGCTCTGGATAGGCCTAAGTCAGATTGGACGGATGTGAAGGCTGTCTTTGAGGATACTCTAAAGCATGAGCAGTATATTACGGGCAGGATTAACAAGTTGGTCTCTATTGCCAGAGAAGAAAATGATTATGCTACGGAGATTTTTCTCCAGTGGTTTGTTACTGAGCAGATAGAAGAAGAGGCCAATGCGGAAGATATACTCAATAAAATTTCTCTTCTTGCAAATAGCCCCCAGGCGTTGTATCTTTTAGACAAGGAACTGGGAGCCCGCGGAAGTCTTCCGCTTGCTTCTGGACAGGGTGCCGTTGGCAGCCAGCAATAA
- the rd gene encoding rubredoxin, with protein MKKYVCDVCGYIYDPAEGDPDNGVDAGTAFEDIPDDWVCPMCGAPKDDFSVLED; from the coding sequence ATGAAGAAATATGTATGTGATGTATGCGGATACATCTATGATCCGGCAGAAGGCGATCCGGATAATGGTGTGGATGCTGGGACAGCTTTTGAAGATATTCCCGATGATTGGGTATGTCCCATGTGTGGTGCACCCAAGGACGATTTTTCTGTTCTTGAGGACTAA
- a CDS encoding MATE family efflux transporter: protein MRDNKISLRSLTLPILVETLLRTTLSSVDTFMLGRFADQAAGAVGAIQQFMFFTLVVYTVGATGTSIIVSQYLGAGRKHTAAEVSLVAILFNLGIGVFLSIVMRLAMPYILDSLKLEYIVRTYAEQYVRVYFTFSFFQAVSVVLSAILRSHGYSKLPMYVNMGANLLNIIGNYIFLFGPGGLPVLGVTGVAISTVSSQFLGVAAMLVMIFKHKDISLFKDKAIKLRFTYAKDIVKIGAPSAGETLSYNLAQVAILYMIAPMGTIALTSYTYSVILSRFAYIIALSLGGASQILVGHKVGKGDNDDAFMEVIKATAIGMMSGFFVMSLMAVFRYKVVGLLTSNQDIIELTAKILLISVIYETGRPMNLIVISGLKGAGDVLFPVMAGIIMMWGISVTGAWFFGVHIAMGLVGIWIGRMLDEWLRGIVMLIRWFSRAWHGKSVVREEISA from the coding sequence GTGAGAGATAATAAGATAAGCCTCAGAAGTCTTACTCTGCCTATTTTGGTGGAAACTTTGCTCAGAACAACTTTGTCTTCTGTTGATACTTTTATGCTCGGCCGTTTTGCAGACCAAGCTGCGGGTGCAGTAGGTGCCATACAGCAGTTTATGTTTTTTACTCTGGTCGTTTACACAGTTGGAGCTACGGGAACGAGCATTATTGTGTCTCAATATCTTGGTGCTGGCAGAAAGCATACGGCAGCCGAGGTTTCTCTTGTTGCGATACTCTTTAATCTTGGTATTGGTGTTTTTCTTAGTATCGTAATGAGGCTTGCAATGCCATATATTCTTGATAGTCTTAAACTTGAATATATTGTGAGAACCTATGCAGAACAATATGTACGGGTATATTTTACCTTTTCGTTTTTTCAGGCTGTCAGTGTGGTTTTATCAGCTATTTTACGCAGTCATGGATACAGCAAACTCCCCATGTATGTAAACATGGGTGCCAACCTGTTAAACATAATCGGCAACTATATTTTTCTGTTTGGTCCGGGAGGACTTCCTGTGCTGGGGGTAACAGGAGTGGCGATATCTACTGTTAGCAGTCAGTTTTTGGGTGTTGCTGCTATGCTTGTTATGATTTTTAAGCATAAAGATATATCCCTATTTAAGGATAAAGCTATAAAACTAAGATTTACTTATGCAAAAGATATAGTAAAGATAGGAGCTCCCAGTGCAGGGGAAACTCTTTCTTACAATCTTGCACAGGTAGCCATATTGTATATGATAGCTCCAATGGGCACTATAGCACTTACAAGTTATACGTATTCTGTCATATTATCCAGATTTGCCTATATTATTGCTCTGTCTCTAGGAGGAGCCAGTCAGATATTGGTGGGACATAAGGTAGGCAAGGGAGATAATGACGATGCATTTATGGAAGTTATAAAAGCAACAGCCATAGGCATGATGAGCGGCTTTTTTGTAATGAGCTTGATGGCAGTATTCAGGTACAAAGTGGTTGGTTTGCTCACTTCTAATCAAGACATAATAGAGCTGACAGCAAAAATTTTGCTTATATCAGTGATATATGAGACAGGAAGACCTATGAACCTCATAGTAATATCCGGTTTAAAAGGGGCTGGAGATGTATTATTTCCTGTCATGGCAGGTATTATTATGATGTGGGGCATATCTGTTACCGGAGCATGGTTTTTTGGTGTCCATATTGCCATGGGCCTTGTAGGCATATGGATAGGCAGAATGCTTGACGAATGGCTGAGGGGCATTGTCATGCTCATAAGATGGTTTTCTCGCGCCTGGCATGGAAAAAGCGTAGTCAGAGAAGAAATCAGTGCATAG
- a CDS encoding arsenate reductase ArsC, which translates to MEKIRILVLCTGNSCRSQMAEGWIRHFYADKVDVYSAGIEKHGLNPYAVRVMSEAGVPIDNHASNTVDELPVRDFDYVITVCSNARENCPYFPAKVKVLHKGFDDPPYLTRDMEDEEEILSVYRKVRDEIRDFASSLPEFLGISL; encoded by the coding sequence GTGGAGAAGATTAGAATTCTTGTCTTGTGTACCGGTAATTCCTGCCGCAGTCAAATGGCGGAGGGATGGATAAGGCATTTTTATGCAGATAAGGTGGATGTTTATTCCGCCGGTATAGAGAAACATGGGCTAAATCCTTACGCTGTGCGGGTCATGTCCGAGGCCGGTGTGCCTATAGATAATCATGCCAGCAATACTGTTGATGAGCTTCCTGTCAGGGATTTTGATTATGTGATTACGGTGTGTTCCAATGCAAGGGAAAATTGTCCGTATTTCCCAGCCAAGGTAAAGGTTCTGCATAAGGGCTTTGACGATCCGCCGTATCTTACACGGGACATGGAGGATGAAGAAGAAATTTTAAGTGTATACAGAAAAGTAAGAGACGAAATAAGGGATTTTGCTTCTTCTCTGCCGGAGTTTCTGGGCATAAGCCTATAA
- a CDS encoding FprA family A-type flavoprotein, protein MNAKQLSPGIWHLAANISKDNLFEGLWPIPHGVSLNSYIVEGADIALIDLVREWEDAPKQLETQLKELGLEFNRIKYLILNHLEPDHTGWLANFKKRNPHIEIVTTKKGADLVREFYFIEDNIRVVKTGDKIDLGDGKTLEFYEVPNVHWPETMVTYEPASGTLFSCDAFGSYGSLTEKSCDCELSEKEHEFYEFESLRYYANIVASFSTFVERAIKALSDLEIKTICPSHGIVWTDRPQDIVERYARYASYYKGPCEPEITLIWGSMYDNTAYATDAVRDVLLESGITFHEYRVPEQDISHILAHAWKSQGLILGMPTYEYHMFPPMAHVIDMMGRKHVKGRKVFWYGSFGWSGGAEKELNSLIEQHKLGWDITGKADFRGRPTEEDIEKIKQGVRDFIKTVMESAKK, encoded by the coding sequence ATGAATGCAAAACAATTATCACCGGGAATATGGCATTTGGCCGCAAACATATCCAAGGACAATCTTTTTGAAGGATTGTGGCCAATACCGCACGGTGTTTCTCTTAACTCATACATAGTAGAAGGTGCGGATATAGCTCTGATAGACCTTGTGAGGGAGTGGGAAGATGCTCCCAAGCAGCTTGAAACACAGTTAAAAGAACTGGGCCTGGAGTTTAACCGCATAAAATACCTTATTCTCAACCACCTTGAGCCGGACCACACAGGTTGGCTTGCCAATTTTAAAAAACGCAATCCTCACATAGAAATTGTAACAACCAAGAAAGGTGCTGACCTTGTAAGAGAGTTTTATTTTATAGAAGACAACATACGTGTCGTAAAGACAGGCGATAAAATAGACCTTGGGGACGGCAAAACACTTGAGTTCTATGAGGTTCCCAATGTCCATTGGCCGGAGACTATGGTGACCTATGAGCCTGCAAGTGGAACACTGTTTTCCTGTGATGCATTTGGTTCTTATGGCTCTTTGACAGAAAAATCCTGCGACTGCGAACTCAGCGAGAAAGAACACGAGTTTTACGAGTTTGAAAGTCTGCGATATTATGCCAACATAGTTGCAAGCTTTTCCACCTTTGTTGAGCGCGCAATCAAAGCCCTGTCTGACCTTGAGATAAAAACAATCTGTCCGTCCCACGGCATAGTCTGGACAGACCGTCCTCAGGACATAGTGGAGCGTTATGCACGCTATGCCTCCTACTACAAAGGTCCCTGCGAGCCTGAGATAACACTCATATGGGGTTCAATGTACGACAACACAGCCTATGCAACCGATGCGGTTCGCGACGTACTTCTTGAAAGTGGCATCACCTTTCATGAATACCGCGTACCAGAGCAGGATATCTCTCATATCCTTGCCCATGCATGGAAATCCCAGGGGCTCATACTTGGTATGCCCACTTACGAATACCACATGTTTCCACCCATGGCACACGTCATAGACATGATGGGACGCAAGCATGTAAAAGGCAGAAAAGTCTTCTGGTACGGCTCCTTTGGCTGGTCAGGCGGCGCAGAAAAAGAGCTCAACAGCCTCATAGAGCAGCATAAACTCGGGTGGGATATAACAGGCAAGGCTGACTTTAGAGGGCGACCAACAGAAGAAGATATTGAGAAAATAAAGCAGGGAGTGCGCGATTTTATAAAGACAGTAATGGAAAGTGCCAAGAAATAA
- the asnS gene encoding asparagine--tRNA ligase, with translation MKQEQKRISDIFSMSPEGQSITVYGWVRSVRESKQVAFIELNDGSCFDSLQVVVDRAVISQLPQGLRTGASLRAAGILAESPGGKQPIELQAKEIILIGESPEDYPLQKKRHSFEFLRQIAHLRPRTNTFGAVMRVRNTLAQEIHSFFNERGFMYVHSPIITTSDAEGAGAMFRVSAEAEGAENPEFFGKPAYLTVSGQLEAEIYAQAFGRVYTFGPTFRAENSNTTRHLSEFWMVEPEMAFCELEGDMQLAEDFIKALLRAALDKNHRDMAFFDQWISRGIIEQLEKVANASFEHITYTEAISKLENAGKKFEYEPHWGMDIQTEHERYLAEELVGGPVIVTDYPRDIKAFYMKQNPDGKTVRAMDVLVPRLGEIIGGSQREDDYDKLLARIKELGMDADNYWWYLELRKYGSTPHAGFGLGFDRMVQYVTGMQNIRDVIPFPRTPGNADF, from the coding sequence ATGAAACAGGAACAAAAAAGAATTTCGGACATTTTTTCTATGAGTCCGGAGGGACAATCAATAACAGTCTATGGCTGGGTACGCTCGGTAAGAGAGTCAAAACAAGTAGCCTTTATAGAGCTCAACGACGGCTCTTGCTTTGATTCGCTGCAAGTAGTTGTAGATAGAGCAGTAATATCACAACTTCCACAAGGACTGCGCACAGGTGCTTCACTAAGGGCAGCAGGAATACTTGCAGAATCTCCTGGAGGAAAGCAACCCATAGAGCTACAGGCAAAAGAAATAATCCTCATAGGAGAATCTCCTGAGGATTATCCCCTGCAAAAAAAGCGACATAGCTTTGAATTTCTGAGGCAGATAGCACACCTAAGACCCAGAACCAACACCTTCGGTGCAGTGATGAGGGTAAGAAACACACTGGCCCAGGAAATACACAGTTTTTTTAATGAGCGCGGTTTTATGTATGTGCACAGCCCCATAATAACAACAAGCGATGCAGAAGGTGCAGGCGCTATGTTTAGAGTAAGTGCAGAGGCAGAAGGTGCGGAAAATCCCGAGTTTTTCGGAAAGCCTGCATACCTTACTGTAAGCGGACAGCTTGAGGCGGAGATATATGCACAAGCCTTTGGTAGAGTTTATACATTCGGTCCTACTTTTAGAGCGGAGAACTCCAATACTACGCGACATCTTTCCGAGTTTTGGATGGTTGAGCCGGAGATGGCATTCTGCGAACTAGAAGGCGATATGCAGCTTGCAGAGGATTTTATCAAGGCACTCCTTAGGGCAGCCCTGGATAAAAACCACAGAGATATGGCCTTCTTTGACCAGTGGATATCACGTGGAATAATAGAGCAACTAGAAAAAGTGGCTAATGCATCTTTTGAGCACATAACCTACACAGAAGCTATAAGCAAGCTGGAAAATGCCGGTAAGAAGTTTGAGTACGAGCCTCACTGGGGTATGGATATTCAGACAGAACACGAGCGATATCTTGCAGAGGAGCTTGTAGGAGGTCCCGTGATAGTTACAGACTACCCACGCGACATAAAAGCCTTCTACATGAAGCAGAATCCGGATGGTAAAACAGTGCGAGCCATGGATGTTCTTGTTCCGAGGCTGGGAGAAATAATAGGCGGCAGCCAGAGAGAGGATGATTACGATAAACTCCTTGCGCGCATAAAGGAGCTTGGCATGGATGCAGACAACTACTGGTGGTATTTGGAGCTTAGAAAATACGGCAGCACACCCCATGCCGGGTTTGGTCTGGGTTTTGATCGTATGGTTCAGTACGTGACCGGAATGCAGAATATCCGAGATGTTATTCCATTTCCCAGAACACCGGGCAATGCGGATTTTTAA
- the ribD gene encoding bifunctional diaminohydroxyphosphoribosylaminopyrimidine deaminase/5-amino-6-(5-phosphoribosylamino)uracil reductase RibD gives MSDKDISFMHRALSLASRAMGMTSPNPMVGAVVVKDGRIVGEGFHRRAGLPHAEVEALLEAGNAARGATVYVTLEPCCHYGKTPPCTSALIDAGVKRVVVAARDPNPKVAGRGIKILREAGIDVRTGVLEKESRWLNRGFMSRMERGRPWVMAKIAMGLDGRIALPDGSSRWITGEDARHEVMRLRAWYDVVLTGAGTVIADDPQLTVRLPAHERQPLRVVLDGMGRLDAGYRVAESGTIVFSGKVADKANIAALKNKGVECIFYEGERIPPSFVLNTLLEKGVNTVMIEAGQGVISSFAGEDLIDELVVFVAPRVLGKGLSWIDVRLDNPLSSVPAWRLLDNRTVGEDVMLHYVKRAYGE, from the coding sequence TTGTCTGATAAAGATATTTCTTTTATGCACAGAGCTCTTAGCCTTGCATCAAGGGCGATGGGGATGACGAGCCCCAATCCCATGGTAGGGGCTGTTGTTGTAAAGGATGGCCGGATTGTTGGAGAGGGTTTTCACAGACGAGCTGGGCTGCCTCATGCAGAGGTGGAAGCTTTGCTTGAAGCGGGGAATGCAGCAAGGGGTGCTACTGTATATGTCACCCTTGAGCCTTGCTGCCATTATGGTAAAACTCCCCCTTGTACGTCTGCGCTGATAGATGCCGGAGTAAAAAGGGTTGTTGTTGCCGCAAGGGATCCCAATCCCAAGGTGGCAGGTAGGGGGATAAAGATTCTAAGGGAAGCCGGTATTGATGTGAGAACAGGGGTGCTAGAAAAGGAGTCCAGATGGCTCAATAGGGGGTTTATGTCTAGGATGGAGAGGGGGAGACCCTGGGTTATGGCAAAGATTGCTATGGGCTTGGACGGTAGGATTGCTCTGCCTGATGGTTCTTCCCGGTGGATAACAGGAGAGGATGCTCGTCATGAGGTCATGCGGCTGAGGGCTTGGTATGATGTTGTGCTTACTGGGGCGGGTACTGTTATTGCCGATGATCCGCAGCTTACAGTAAGACTTCCTGCTCATGAGAGACAGCCTTTGCGTGTGGTGCTTGACGGTATGGGTAGGCTTGATGCTGGTTACAGGGTTGCAGAATCCGGTACAATTGTTTTCTCAGGTAAGGTTGCAGATAAAGCCAATATAGCTGCTCTTAAGAATAAGGGTGTGGAGTGTATTTTTTATGAAGGAGAGAGGATACCGCCTTCTTTTGTCCTCAACACTCTTCTTGAAAAGGGTGTTAATACTGTTATGATTGAGGCGGGACAGGGTGTTATTTCTTCTTTTGCTGGTGAGGACTTGATAGACGAGCTTGTTGTCTTTGTCGCGCCCAGAGTTCTGGGGAAGGGGCTCTCATGGATAGATGTCAGACTGGATAATCCTCTTTCTTCTGTGCCTGCCTGGCGTCTTCTTGATAACAGGACTGTTGGTGAGGATGTTATGCTGCACTATGTAAAGAGAGCATACGGAGAGTAG
- a CDS encoding class I SAM-dependent methyltransferase: MTGNLYDIIAEHYSSIFPPDKDRINFVERFLSPNSHILDTGCATGDLCIALAEKGHKTTGIDLSQEMIETAYKKAEEKKINCTFLHGSMLDIDKHFDSNMIDAILCMGNTLPHLKDTEEISLFFKKAGKILKKSGYFLIQVLNYDRLEKNNITELPVINTDNIKMTRRYKRQKNNSTEFIIELTTEGKTYTEKTTLIPLKQKEIIQLLRKNSFTHIETYSDYKQTPATEESFAILYMAQK; this comes from the coding sequence TTGACTGGTAATCTGTATGACATAATAGCAGAGCACTACAGCTCAATATTTCCTCCTGACAAAGACAGAATAAACTTTGTAGAGAGGTTTTTATCTCCCAACTCACATATACTGGACACAGGATGTGCAACAGGAGACCTCTGTATCGCTCTGGCAGAAAAAGGACATAAAACAACAGGAATAGACCTTAGCCAAGAGATGATAGAAACAGCATACAAAAAAGCAGAAGAGAAAAAAATAAACTGCACATTTTTGCATGGCAGCATGCTTGATATCGATAAACACTTTGATAGCAATATGATAGATGCAATACTATGCATGGGTAACACCCTTCCACACTTAAAGGACACAGAAGAAATAAGCCTATTTTTTAAAAAAGCAGGCAAGATATTAAAAAAATCCGGATATTTCCTCATACAGGTATTAAATTACGACAGACTAGAAAAAAACAATATAACAGAACTTCCTGTGATAAACACAGACAACATAAAAATGACAAGAAGATATAAAAGACAAAAAAATAACAGCACAGAATTCATAATAGAACTGACAACAGAAGGTAAAACATACACAGAAAAAACAACACTTATCCCACTCAAGCAAAAAGAAATCATACAACTTTTGCGCAAAAACAGCTTTACCCATATAGAAACATACTCAGACTATAAACAGACACCGGCAACAGAGGAAAGCTTTGCTATCCTCTACATGGCACAAAAATAA
- a CDS encoding DUF438 domain-containing protein, translating into MSEFLQNDSYKQAKLKEIIKSLHDGKPVEQVKKDFEKLIKNVSPEEISAMENALIQEGFPVEEVQRLCDVHVAVFDASLKKYKSPKKMPGHPVHTYKQENKEAKTILKRLKKLTKKTTSQENLSELKKELEKISLIELHFTRKENQLFPRLEKTGFTGPSKVMWGKHDEIRAMLKKAKTAVEGKDTKLIKNSISELISAIKNMIFMEEKILYPTSLRKLTDQDWIDIKREEPLIGYAWVKPGNLWDINIARSKQKHPIEENIQHKKTEEKTQTGVHNLDTGKLTTEQINLMLKNLPIDVTFVDKNDKVLYYSEGRERIFPRSPSIIGRDVQNCHPPKSVHIVNRIVESFKKKEKDIAEFWLTINDKFIHIRYFPIYDDKGEYQGVIEVSQDVTEIRALEGERRLLDW; encoded by the coding sequence ATGAGCGAATTTCTGCAAAATGACAGTTATAAACAAGCAAAACTAAAAGAAATAATAAAATCCCTGCATGACGGCAAACCCGTAGAACAAGTAAAAAAAGACTTTGAAAAACTCATAAAAAACGTAAGCCCCGAGGAAATATCAGCAATGGAAAACGCACTCATACAGGAAGGCTTTCCAGTAGAAGAAGTGCAACGCTTATGCGATGTACATGTAGCAGTATTTGACGCAAGCCTAAAAAAATACAAAAGCCCCAAAAAAATGCCTGGACACCCTGTGCACACATACAAACAGGAAAATAAAGAAGCAAAAACAATACTAAAACGGCTCAAAAAACTTACAAAAAAAACTACTTCACAGGAAAACCTATCAGAACTAAAAAAAGAACTGGAAAAGATATCACTAATAGAACTTCACTTTACAAGAAAAGAGAACCAACTCTTTCCCAGACTGGAAAAAACAGGCTTTACAGGCCCATCCAAGGTTATGTGGGGCAAACATGATGAGATAAGAGCCATGCTAAAAAAAGCAAAAACAGCAGTAGAAGGAAAAGACACAAAACTCATAAAAAACAGCATATCAGAACTCATATCAGCAATAAAAAACATGATTTTTATGGAAGAAAAAATACTATACCCCACATCTCTGAGAAAGCTAACAGACCAGGATTGGATAGACATAAAAAGAGAAGAACCACTGATAGGATATGCATGGGTAAAGCCGGGCAACCTCTGGGACATAAACATAGCAAGAAGCAAACAAAAACACCCCATAGAAGAAAACATACAGCATAAAAAAACAGAAGAAAAAACACAGACAGGAGTACATAACCTTGATACAGGGAAACTGACCACAGAGCAGATAAACCTGATGTTAAAAAACCTTCCTATAGACGTAACCTTTGTAGATAAAAACGACAAAGTACTGTATTACTCGGAAGGAAGAGAAAGGATATTCCCCAGAAGCCCATCCATAATAGGGAGAGACGTACAAAACTGCCATCCACCCAAGAGCGTACACATAGTAAACAGAATAGTAGAAAGCTTTAAAAAGAAAGAAAAAGACATAGCAGAGTTCTGGCTGACAATAAACGACAAATTCATACATATAAGATATTTCCCCATCTATGACGATAAAGGAGAATATCAGGGAGTCATAGAAGTATCACAAGACGTAACAGAAATAAGAGCTCTGGAAGGAGAAAGGAGACTTCTTGACTGGTAA
- a CDS encoding HAMP domain-containing sensor histidine kinase: MRGLFVFLLFVLVAGFSFFVVFLIVDSVYASVERDFVVPVATFSSVLSDDDAAVLRGIVKGFSFLQRQRFADAVRFGLGFVLFEFFLVIAGVMVYVRRVRRPIRALAGLMEGFVRDGAGALSHVRGGQDVSYLVRAYEGFLRRLDEYESVVGDLSRFRGWKEISRVIVHEVRNVLSPVRMVVEHAVSTGVFPAERGVFVLRKLGEVDGLLDRFRRISHLPEACVESVKLSDVVRDVVCEFFSVAVDCPESCVAMADSLLLAEVIRNLLKNVRDMGEDVECGVVCYCEGDYCVVCVWDRGSGVEPDVLDKIWSPGFSTKTGGLGIGLPLVKSLVAEMGGWVECESQPGEGFVVRVFLKRGI; this comes from the coding sequence ATGAGGGGGCTTTTTGTTTTTCTTCTTTTTGTGCTGGTTGCAGGTTTTTCTTTTTTTGTTGTTTTTTTGATTGTGGATTCTGTTTATGCGTCTGTGGAGAGAGATTTTGTTGTTCCTGTGGCTACTTTTTCTTCTGTGCTTTCTGATGATGATGCTGCTGTGCTGAGGGGGATTGTAAAGGGGTTTTCTTTTTTGCAGAGACAGAGGTTTGCGGATGCGGTAAGGTTTGGGCTCGGTTTTGTGCTTTTTGAGTTTTTTCTTGTAATTGCTGGGGTTATGGTGTATGTGAGGAGGGTCAGGCGGCCTATCAGAGCGCTTGCGGGGCTTATGGAGGGTTTTGTGCGTGATGGTGCAGGGGCTCTTTCTCATGTTAGGGGTGGTCAGGATGTTTCTTATCTTGTGAGGGCTTATGAGGGGTTCTTGCGGAGGCTGGATGAATATGAGTCTGTTGTGGGTGATCTGTCGCGTTTTAGGGGCTGGAAGGAGATTTCTAGGGTTATTGTTCATGAGGTTCGTAATGTTTTGTCGCCTGTAAGAATGGTTGTTGAGCATGCTGTTTCTACTGGGGTTTTTCCTGCGGAGAGGGGTGTGTTTGTTTTGAGAAAGCTGGGTGAGGTTGACGGGCTTCTTGATAGGTTTCGCAGGATTTCTCATCTGCCGGAGGCTTGTGTGGAGTCCGTAAAGCTTTCTGATGTTGTAAGGGATGTGGTTTGCGAGTTTTTTTCTGTTGCTGTGGATTGTCCTGAGTCCTGTGTTGCTATGGCTGATAGCTTGCTTCTTGCTGAGGTTATAAGGAATTTGCTTAAGAATGTGCGTGATATGGGAGAGGATGTTGAGTGCGGTGTTGTTTGTTACTGTGAGGGGGATTATTGTGTTGTTTGTGTGTGGGATAGGGGGAGTGGGGTTGAGCCTGATGTGCTTGATAAGATATGGTCGCCCGGGTTTTCTACAAAGACCGGGGGGCTTGGTATTGGTCTTCCTCTTGTAAAGTCGCTTGTTGCAGAGATGGGTGGGTGGGTTGAGTGTGAGTCACAGCCGGGAGAAGGTTTTGTGGTTCGTGTTTTCCTAAAAAGGGGGATTTGA